The following coding sequences are from one Capsicum annuum cultivar UCD-10X-F1 chromosome 3, UCD10Xv1.1, whole genome shotgun sequence window:
- the LOC107865498 gene encoding uncharacterized protein LOC107865498, producing MTSNIAELLNSMLRDEREYPVAAIFNSIAHRFREIFRKRYVEVDNSKTTFVPVAEKMLRENMTKGDKLYVNNINGSTNEFTVLGYGRSAKVNLSRRSCSYRKYDLVKLPCDHAMAALRLKHGDEYDTNIYNYSSQIYSKESYLLAYLEPICAAPLESEWSVE from the coding sequence ATGACCTCAAACATCGCCGAGCTGCTCAACTCAATGTTGCGCGACGAAAGAGAGTATCCAGTGGCGGCCATTTTCAATTCGATTGCACATAGATTTCGAGAAATATTCAGAAAGAGGTATGTGGAGGTGGATAATTCAAAGACAACCTTCGTTCCCGTAGCCGAGAAGATGTTGAGAGAAAACATGACCAAGGGGGATAAATTATATGTGAACAACATAAATGGAAGCACCAATGAATTCACTGTGCTTGGCTACGGTCGTTCCGCAAAAGTTAATCTTTCGAGACGATCATGTTCTTATAGAAAGTACGACTTGGTGAAATTGCCATGCGATCATGCAATGGCAGCGTTGCGTTTGAAGCATGGGGACGAATACGACACTAACATTTACAACTACTCTTCGCAAATATATTCGAAAGAATCATACCTCCTTGCATACTTGGAACCTATTTGTGCAGCACCACTTGAGTCGGAGTGGAGTGTGGAGTGA